A stretch of DNA from Allomeiothermus silvanus DSM 9946:
GCCAGCGGGAACTCCTTGAGTTTACGCTCGAGGGCCCGCTCGTTAGCCAGCTCGCGCAACAGGGTTTGTTTGACTACCTGGGTGGTGATGGTACTGCCGCCTTGGAGGTCGCCCTTGGCGATATAGTAAAGCGCTCCCACCAACCGCACCGGGTCCACCCCGTAATGCTCGTAAAAACGCTTGTCCTCGGAGAAGACCACTGCCGAGATCGCTGCCGGAGATACATCGGAGAGCCGCACCAGGGTGCGGTTTACCGCTCGTCCGTCCTCCACCGAAGCGATGGTGGCGATGGGAGTGCCGTCGCGGGCGTATAGGGTGCTAGTAGCGGTGAGCCGAAGGTTCTCGAAGGCCTCGAGGGTAGGGAGGTCACGGGTTGCGGAGTAAAACAGGTATCCCCCCGCCAGCAGCCCACCGAAGAGGGCCGCCAGAAAGAGCATCCCGGCGGCCCGCATCAGGCGGCGGAACAGCGAGGGTTTTCGAGGAAGGCCAGAAACCTGCACGAAGCCTAGTCTACCAGGGGGTTCTCTGAGCGGGGGTGAGCCAAGGAACGCAACAGGCTCTTGAGCCGGCGGCGGTCTATCGGTTTGGGAAGGAGGTGATCCACCCGAGAGACTTCAGCCGTGATGGTAGTACGTTCGTTTTGCTCGGACACCAGGAGTACCAGTGGCACGTCCCGAAGGCGCTTGATCATTTTAAGCCGCCCGGCGATGGCAAAAGCATCGGGGTTCAAGCCTTCATCCAAGATGATGGCTGCAGGGGTGTGTTCCTTGAGGAACTCCAGCCCCTCCTGTGCTTGGGAGAAGCTCACCCATCTAAGTCCTAGTTCCTCCACAAGTAGCTCGAGTTGTGCTTTCAAGGTGGGGCTGGGCGAGACCACCAAGATAGGGGGTGAAGTAGCGTCGACCATAGCGAAAAAGGTTACCTCCTAAATGTTAGGAGTTACGCAGTTGCAGTTGACTGGACATTCTTCTGTGTGCTAGGAGGAGAGTGCTTAGCCAAGCTTCTCCAAAGGGGGTGATGCCCATGAACCCACCGAAGTGCGATGACCTGGACTACATCCACTTTCTCATCGCCGCTCAGCGGGTCTTCACCTGTACCGAGGCCGCTCGCTGTAGTCCAAAGGAGAAGAGCCCTCCCGCCCATGATGCCTTTACCCGCCTGCTGCAAAGACAGCCGCCCGACACGGCGGCGCTGTGGCAGGAGGCCAAGGCCTTCGTGAAGCTCAGGGAGGGGCTGCTGATCCTGGACGACACCACCCTGGATAAGCCCTACGCTCGGGACATGGATCTGGTGAGTTACCACTGGAGCGGCAAACACCAAAGGGTGGTTAGGGGCATCGCCCTCATGACCCTGCTGTGGACGGAGGGGCAGGCCCTGATCCCCTGCGACTTTCGGGTCTACGACAAGCCCCAGGATGGGAAGAGCAAAAACGACCACTTTCAGACCATGCTCCAGAAAGCGAAGGAGCGGGGGTTTCAGCCGGAATATGTCCTGATGGACAGCTGGTATGCCAGCTTGGAGAACCTCAAGGCCATAGTCAGCTTTGGCTGGCGGTTTCTGACGCGGCTGAAGGGCAACCGCCTGGTCAACCCGGAGGGGAAGGGAAATGTACCCATCCGTGAGGTGGAAATCCCTGGGGAGGGGAGGGTGGTTCATCTTCGGGGTTTTGGGTTCGTGAGGGTGTTCCGAACGCTCTCCAAGGACGGGGAGGCGGAGTACTGGGCCACGAACCATCTGGGGATGAGCGAAGAGAAGCGGGCGGAGTTAGAGCGGCAAGGATGGGGGATCGAAGTGTACCATCGGGGGCTCAAGCAGTGCTGTGGGGTGGAGCGGGCCCAGGTGAGGAAGGCGGTCTCCATCCTGCGGCACCTCCTCCTGGCTTTGCGGGCCTTCCTCCGGCTGGAGGTCTACCGGCTGCGCAGGGGGGTGAGCTGGTACGAGGCCAAGGCGTCCATTGTTCGCGAGGCAATACGAAGTTATCTCGCCCATCCCCTCCACATCCTTCAGCCAACTGCGTAAGTCCTAAATGTATATACGAAGCAAGTGGCGCTAAGGATCAGTCTTTTCCCCCATTCTAACAATTCCGGCATACTACGACCAACCCGAGGGCAAAGCACCCCCGGGTTCTCGCGTCCTGCTGCTGGCTGGGGCACGTGGATTCGAACCACGACCGACGGTTCCAAAGACCGTTGTCCTGCCATTAGACGATGCCCCAGCGCGTTTAGCTTTGGCTGGTGAGGTTCTGCTCTCCAGCACCGAATATCTTAGAGGGAAGTCTCCAAACAGTCAAATCGCCCTATGCTTCGCCAACCTCCAGATTAGGGAGCGGCCGGAAAGTGTCTGAGGTGCGGGCCGAGTACGAGCGACTAAAGACCGCCAGCGTGTTCTTTACTTAGCCTCCGTTAGACGCAGGCAACGCGATTACCGCCGTTTCCGATGACACGGATCCGAATCGCGCAAATGAAAGACTAACAGCCTAATAAGGGTTCGTGCGGATTTTAAAACTAACCCAAGTTGCTACCTATTCAGACGGTGCATGTGGAACAATAAAGGCCACTATGAACCGGACCGTTCTAGTGGCCTATTGCATTATAGGCGATCTGCTCAAAGCCCTCGGACACAAGGACGACCCCCAGAGCAAGACCCCCGCCAGCGTCGTCCTCACCATCTGGGTACTGGCCGCCCTCTTCTTCTCCGGTAAGCACAAACATGCCCTGGCCTACTGCAAAGAACACGCCCTGTTCAGTTTTCCAGAAGTCGGTTCTGCCGCCGCCTGCACAGCCTGTCCCACCTGCTCCCCCTGTGCCAATCCTTGTGGCAGCATCTCTCCTCCGTCCAGCACTACGTCCTCGACACCTTCCCCCTCCCGGTTTGTGAGAACATCCGCGCCCCGCGCTGCCGCCTGGCCCCAGGCCTGACCTACCGGGGAGCAAGCGGCTCTACTTTCACGGCCTGAAGCTGCACCTGGTCTGCACCAACCAGCAGTTCATC
This window harbors:
- a CDS encoding IS701-like element ISMesi2 family transposase, translating into MLSQASPKGVMPMNPPKCDDLDYIHFLIAAQRVFTCTEAARCSPKEKSPPAHDAFTRLLQRQPPDTAALWQEAKAFVKLREGLLILDDTTLDKPYARDMDLVSYHWSGKHQRVVRGIALMTLLWTEGQALIPCDFRVYDKPQDGKSKNDHFQTMLQKAKERGFQPEYVLMDSWYASLENLKAIVSFGWRFLTRLKGNRLVNPEGKGNVPIREVEIPGEGRVVHLRGFGFVRVFRTLSKDGEAEYWATNHLGMSEEKRAELERQGWGIEVYHRGLKQCCGVERAQVRKAVSILRHLLLALRAFLRLEVYRLRRGVSWYEAKASIVREAIRSYLAHPLHILQPTA
- a CDS encoding response regulator: MVDATSPPILVVSPSPTLKAQLELLVEELGLRWVSFSQAQEGLEFLKEHTPAAIILDEGLNPDAFAIAGRLKMIKRLRDVPLVLLVSEQNERTTITAEVSRVDHLLPKPIDRRRLKSLLRSLAHPRSENPLVD